The Methanomassiliicoccales archaeon genome has a window encoding:
- the rpl18a gene encoding 50S ribosomal protein L18Ae, translating to MKAFRVIGTFKVGPKRKQYFSIEVAAKDKDGAIHTVFCNLGSRHRLPRRAIQLSEIRELSPDEIENSVVKYLVGVTE from the coding sequence ATGAAAGCGTTCAGGGTGATAGGTACTTTCAAAGTTGGCCCCAAACGCAAGCAGTACTTCAGCATCGAAGTGGCGGCGAAGGATAAAGATGGTGCGATCCACACGGTGTTCTGCAATCTTGGAAGCCGACACAGATTGCCAAGAAGAGCAATCCAGCTGAGTGAGATCAGGGAGCTGAGCCCTGATGAGATTGAGAACTCAGTGGTGAAATATCTTGTGGGAGTGACGGAATGA
- the priS gene encoding DNA primase catalytic subunit PriS: MKSDHAASSNDTEFIINQFKKYYLESPPPPPDRFGRREFGFMFFEKEFVQRHIAFSKLNDLHSFLVSRVPAHVYYSSAYYEFPSAPTMEAKKWLGADLVFDLDADHLKGAENLAYGDMLAAVKREIIRLLDDFLMGDLGFSSDSIRIVFSGGRGYHVHVHDERVIGLKSHERREIVDYITGTDLDVEWVFPTEVFEKRQFKHITKVGISRKIPPLGSVAWRKRFRIGLESLLDEIRDLSIQEMKERYDALKSYPDKLIEKMIEDLSDDDWTAARRIFEKNTLEVFSSDKIRELFVNFAFNTLKSRMAGHVDEPVTSDIKRLIRLPFSLHGKTGLVVVGMDRDGLDKFEPLRDAVPKIFADDPVRIHVHRRVDIRLKNERFVLEGDTEVPTFAALFLICRKEATLA; the protein is encoded by the coding sequence ATGAAATCAGATCACGCCGCTAGCTCAAATGACACGGAATTCATAATAAACCAGTTCAAAAAGTACTATCTCGAATCTCCTCCTCCGCCACCAGACAGGTTCGGGCGGCGTGAATTCGGCTTCATGTTTTTTGAGAAGGAATTTGTCCAGAGGCATATCGCCTTTTCGAAATTGAATGATCTTCACTCATTCCTTGTTTCGCGCGTTCCGGCTCATGTTTACTATTCTTCTGCGTATTACGAATTCCCTTCTGCACCCACTATGGAAGCGAAGAAATGGTTGGGAGCGGACCTCGTTTTCGACCTCGATGCTGATCACCTGAAAGGTGCCGAAAACCTAGCTTACGGTGATATGCTCGCGGCGGTGAAGAGGGAGATTATCAGGCTCCTTGACGACTTCCTCATGGGCGATCTAGGATTTTCGTCCGATAGCATCCGAATCGTCTTCTCAGGCGGTAGGGGTTACCATGTCCATGTACACGATGAGCGTGTTATTGGCCTCAAAAGCCACGAGCGCAGGGAAATCGTAGACTACATCACAGGCACCGATTTGGATGTCGAGTGGGTGTTTCCAACAGAGGTCTTTGAGAAGAGGCAGTTCAAACACATCACAAAGGTGGGAATTTCGAGGAAAATCCCACCCCTGGGTTCTGTCGCATGGCGCAAACGCTTCCGAATCGGTCTCGAATCACTGCTAGATGAGATCAGAGATTTGAGCATACAAGAGATGAAGGAACGGTACGATGCGCTGAAGTCGTATCCTGATAAGCTCATTGAGAAGATGATCGAAGATCTCTCAGATGATGATTGGACAGCAGCAAGGAGGATTTTTGAAAAGAATACGCTTGAGGTTTTCTCGTCTGACAAAATAAGAGAGCTCTTCGTGAATTTTGCCTTCAATACGCTCAAGTCAAGAATGGCTGGGCACGTTGATGAGCCGGTCACAAGCGATATCAAAAGACTTATCCGATTGCCTTTTTCGCTGCATGGAAAAACTGGTCTTGTTGTTGTTGGAATGGACAGGGATGGGCTCGATAAATTTGAGCCGTTGCGGGATGCTGTTCCCAAAATTTTTGCAGATGATCCCGTGAGAATCCATGTGCATCGCAGAGTTGACATCAGATTGAAGAACGAGAGGTTCGTACTTGAAGGCGACACAGAAGTGCCAACCTTTGCTGCATTGTTTTTGATCTGCAGAAAGGAGGCGACGCTGGCATAA
- a CDS encoding zinc metalloprotease HtpX, with translation MIDAMTGETMGAYVRTALLFAFMFGLFIVIGWAIGSLFVGNWIAGAIFFLAIAAVINLFAYFFSSKIVLLSYRAKIVTEKEAPRLYRIVKNVAFKADMPMPKVAIIPSETPNAFATGRNPNNAVVAATEGILKTLNDDELEGVIAHEFAHIKDRDILVMSIAATLAGAISFAARSFWYSMIFGGGQRRDSSAAVIALIVAITAPIAALLIQLAISRSREYLADEEGALIIGRPMSLARALEKLDAYNKRKPIEFGNPASSSIWIVNPFGSSGFSRLFSTHPPIPERIKRLKQMASKMGMPF, from the coding sequence ATGATTGATGCGATGACAGGTGAGACAATGGGCGCTTATGTACGCACTGCGTTGCTTTTCGCATTCATGTTCGGCTTATTCATCGTCATAGGTTGGGCCATCGGTAGCCTCTTCGTAGGGAACTGGATTGCTGGAGCAATATTCTTTCTTGCCATAGCCGCCGTCATCAATCTCTTTGCTTATTTCTTCTCTTCAAAGATAGTCCTTCTCTCATATAGAGCAAAGATTGTGACGGAGAAGGAAGCGCCGAGATTGTACAGAATTGTGAAGAATGTGGCCTTTAAAGCCGACATGCCAATGCCGAAAGTCGCTATCATACCGAGTGAAACTCCAAACGCATTTGCAACTGGCCGCAATCCGAACAACGCGGTCGTGGCTGCTACTGAAGGAATCCTCAAGACTCTCAATGACGACGAGCTCGAAGGTGTTATTGCTCATGAGTTCGCACACATCAAGGACAGGGACATCCTCGTCATGAGCATTGCCGCAACGCTGGCAGGTGCGATATCCTTCGCCGCAAGGTCTTTCTGGTACAGCATGATATTCGGAGGAGGGCAGCGGAGGGACTCGTCCGCTGCGGTAATAGCGCTCATCGTTGCCATAACGGCGCCGATCGCAGCTCTCCTCATTCAGCTCGCGATATCGAGAAGCCGTGAGTACCTCGCTGATGAGGAGGGAGCGCTGATCATCGGTAGGCCGATGAGCCTCGCGAGGGCTCTTGAGAAATTGGATGCCTACAACAAGCGGAAGCCAATTGAGTTCGGCAACCCCGCATCATCTTCTATATGGATCGTCAATCCATTTGGCTCCAGTGGGTTTTCTCGCCTCTTCTCGACGCACCCGCCAATTCCTGAGAGGATAAAGCGCCTCAAGCAGATGGCGAGCAAGATGGGAATGCCCTTCTGA
- a CDS encoding PHP domain-containing protein encodes MGKGTVINLHTHTTFSDGLFDIETIVFEGARNGLTHVAITDHFETTKVRSLKLRDFEKYVDAIETIRRKYEGTIEVLAGIEIDTNPYRCDFVSIPRRIFESLDIALFEYVGNIPAGGASIETVGDFASNLPVQCGLAHPDFEVAFSSRDPHELAKKLGEYNFFVEINTARIYRRDGVPYYERAADLISELRSSVKFSIGTDVHRTISEIFNVKNAYEFARRLGISDRLIY; translated from the coding sequence GTGGGAAAAGGTACAGTGATCAATCTCCACACCCACACCACATTTTCTGACGGCTTATTCGACATCGAGACGATAGTCTTCGAGGGTGCAAGAAACGGTCTTACACATGTAGCTATAACTGACCACTTTGAGACAACGAAGGTACGAAGCCTGAAACTGAGAGATTTCGAAAAGTACGTCGATGCGATCGAAACCATCAGAAGAAAATATGAGGGGACAATAGAGGTCTTGGCGGGTATAGAGATAGATACGAACCCCTACAGATGCGACTTCGTCAGCATACCAAGAAGGATCTTCGAGAGTCTTGACATCGCACTATTCGAGTATGTTGGCAACATTCCAGCAGGAGGCGCCAGCATCGAAACCGTTGGCGATTTCGCATCGAATCTCCCTGTCCAATGCGGGCTCGCTCATCCCGATTTTGAAGTTGCCTTCTCAAGCCGCGATCCTCATGAGCTCGCTAAAAAGCTCGGCGAGTACAATTTTTTCGTCGAGATCAACACTGCCAGAATTTATAGAAGAGATGGAGTTCCATATTATGAAAGAGCGGCGGACCTCATCTCGGAACTCAGGAGCTCTGTGAAGTTTTCGATCGGTACCGACGTGCATAGAACGATCTCCGAGATTTTCAACGTGAAAAATGCATATGAGTTCGCAAGAAGGCTCGGAATCTCTGATCGTCTCATCTATTAA
- the hxlA gene encoding 3-hexulose-6-phosphate synthase — MKPVLQVALDMMHLKRAIEIGKEAVEGGADWVEAGTPLIKSEGAECLRALKKEFPDRVLVADMKTMDVGGFEVEIAAKAGADVVTVMGLSDDGTISEAVLTGRKYGTQIMVDLMNVADKAERAKEVEALGASYVCLHVGIDEQMRGGKSPIDVVKAVARATSLPVAVAGGITSETAALYMKAGASIIIVGGGIIKAENVKEAARKIKEAIEKGVVVASELSRKYTSEELFEAFSRVSTPNIADAAHKRGVMKGIVPRIKHGRKMVGRALTVQTSKGDWAKPVEAIDRAQKGDVIVVDAGGSDIAVWGELASWSCKLKGVAGIVVDGAVRDVDAIVEMEFPCFSRYVTPEAGEPKGFGGIGLEIVCGGQVVRTGDWIVGDESGVVVIPQELAVEIANRAVDVHERENRIREEIKKGRTLSSVQELEKWEKVQ, encoded by the coding sequence ATGAAACCAGTTCTTCAAGTTGCGCTGGATATGATGCATCTCAAAAGAGCGATTGAGATAGGAAAGGAGGCAGTCGAAGGGGGCGCTGATTGGGTAGAGGCGGGCACCCCCCTGATCAAGAGCGAGGGGGCCGAATGCCTCAGGGCACTCAAGAAAGAATTTCCAGACCGTGTGCTCGTTGCAGATATGAAGACGATGGATGTCGGGGGATTCGAAGTGGAGATTGCAGCGAAAGCGGGCGCCGACGTCGTAACGGTGATGGGTCTCTCCGATGACGGGACCATTTCCGAGGCTGTTCTCACTGGCCGGAAGTACGGGACGCAAATCATGGTCGACCTCATGAATGTCGCAGATAAGGCGGAGAGGGCAAAGGAAGTCGAGGCGCTCGGTGCCTCGTATGTGTGCCTCCATGTGGGAATCGATGAACAAATGCGTGGAGGTAAATCACCGATTGATGTTGTAAAGGCTGTTGCGAGAGCCACATCCCTCCCCGTTGCCGTCGCTGGTGGCATCACTTCAGAAACTGCCGCGTTGTACATGAAGGCTGGCGCATCGATCATCATTGTCGGTGGGGGGATCATAAAGGCCGAGAACGTGAAAGAGGCCGCGAGGAAAATCAAGGAGGCGATCGAGAAGGGCGTGGTGGTTGCCTCAGAGCTCTCAAGAAAATACACCTCGGAAGAGCTCTTTGAAGCATTTTCGCGCGTTTCCACGCCGAATATCGCAGACGCGGCGCACAAGAGGGGGGTTATGAAGGGCATTGTTCCGAGAATCAAACACGGTAGAAAGATGGTAGGACGTGCACTCACAGTCCAGACGTCAAAGGGCGACTGGGCTAAGCCTGTTGAGGCCATCGACCGCGCCCAGAAAGGCGACGTGATTGTCGTGGACGCCGGTGGAAGCGACATCGCCGTGTGGGGCGAGCTCGCTTCGTGGAGCTGCAAACTAAAGGGCGTGGCAGGCATCGTTGTTGACGGGGCCGTGAGGGACGTCGACGCGATCGTCGAAATGGAGTTCCCGTGCTTTTCTCGATACGTCACTCCAGAAGCTGGAGAGCCTAAAGGGTTCGGTGGTATAGGCCTCGAAATTGTGTGCGGGGGGCAGGTGGTGAGGACTGGCGACTGGATCGTAGGGGATGAAAGTGGAGTCGTCGTCATCCCGCAGGAGCTCGCCGTTGAAATTGCAAATCGAGCAGTTGATGTGCATGAGAGGGAGAACAGGATAAGGGAGGAGATCAAGAAGGGGAGGACACTCTCGAGCGTGCAGGAGTTGGAGAAGTGGGAAAAGGTACAGTGA